Proteins encoded by one window of Acetivibrio thermocellus ATCC 27405:
- a CDS encoding flagellar hook protein FlgE, which produces MMRSMFSGVSGLQAHQTKMDVIGNNVANVNTVGFKSSRVTFQEVFSQTLKGASSPDPTTGRGGTNPMQVGLGLGVATIDTLMTRGSVQRTDNPTDLAIEGDGFFIVKGGSSDTFKFTRAGNFGIDRLGNLVTGSGLNVYGWQSYTKLPDGTYKFDTESQIEPINLYSDDVNKNKRMIAAKATTYAIFEGNLDASYSIYSSAASGTSSNNRFTMPVTVYDSLGNSYKINISFWKTDVTGGVTTWTWQVDSGNGVTASGATGTILFDDQGQVIESSAVTPSITIIPDSSVGSQNINVKLDFSRLTMYAADSSAKATNVDGYPAGSLVTFSIGSDGMIMGIYSNGQQQPLGLIALASFDNPAGLEKVGENMYIPTSNSGEFKKGVKAGTEGVGTLSPGTLEMSNVDLSKEFTEMIITQRGFQANSRIITTSDEMLQELVNLKR; this is translated from the coding sequence ATGATGAGATCCATGTTTTCCGGAGTTTCAGGACTTCAGGCCCATCAGACAAAAATGGACGTTATAGGAAACAATGTGGCAAACGTTAACACCGTAGGTTTTAAATCAAGCAGGGTGACGTTCCAGGAAGTTTTCAGCCAGACTTTAAAAGGAGCCAGCTCTCCTGATCCAACTACCGGGAGAGGAGGAACTAATCCCATGCAGGTGGGATTGGGTCTGGGAGTTGCAACCATTGACACACTCATGACTCGCGGAAGTGTTCAAAGAACCGATAATCCTACCGACCTTGCAATTGAAGGAGACGGATTCTTTATTGTAAAAGGCGGAAGCAGTGACACATTCAAATTCACAAGAGCCGGAAACTTCGGAATAGACAGACTGGGAAACCTTGTAACCGGAAGCGGACTGAATGTTTATGGCTGGCAGTCCTATACGAAACTGCCTGACGGAACCTATAAATTTGACACTGAAAGTCAAATTGAACCTATAAATCTTTATTCCGACGATGTGAATAAAAATAAAAGAATGATAGCAGCAAAAGCAACTACTTATGCAATCTTTGAAGGAAATCTGGATGCATCCTATTCAATTTACAGCAGCGCAGCATCCGGCACATCCAGCAACAATAGATTCACTATGCCTGTTACGGTATATGATTCTTTGGGAAACAGCTACAAAATAAATATAAGTTTCTGGAAAACCGACGTTACAGGCGGTGTTACCACATGGACATGGCAGGTTGATTCGGGAAATGGGGTAACAGCATCGGGAGCTACCGGAACTATACTGTTTGACGATCAGGGACAGGTAATTGAAAGTTCCGCGGTTACACCCAGTATAACAATTATACCTGACAGCAGCGTTGGAAGCCAGAATATCAATGTGAAGCTGGACTTTTCCAGACTTACAATGTATGCGGCAGACAGTTCCGCAAAAGCTACAAATGTGGACGGATATCCGGCAGGTTCGCTTGTGACCTTCAGTATTGGTTCCGACGGAATGATTATGGGTATATACAGTAATGGTCAGCAGCAGCCGTTGGGACTTATAGCCTTGGCAAGTTTTGACAACCCTGCGGGTCTTGAAAAGGTAGGAGAGAATATGTATATTCCGACTTCCAACTCCGGAGAGTTTAAAAAAGGTGTCAAGGCAGGCACTGAAGGAGTGGGAACTTTAAGCCCCGGTACGTTGGAAATGTCCAACGTGGATCTGTCAAAAGAGTTTACTGAAATGATTATTACCCAAAGAGGATTTCAGGCAAACAGCAGGATAATAACAACTTCCGACGAAATGCTCCAGGAGCTTGTCAACCTTAAGAGATAG
- a CDS encoding flagellar FlbD family protein encodes MIKLTKLNGKPFILNSDLIEFIEQTPDTIISTTTGKKVVVVESVEEVVEKVLQYKRKIYLFKDVFINQDR; translated from the coding sequence ATGATTAAATTAACGAAGTTAAATGGCAAACCCTTTATTTTAAACAGTGATTTAATCGAATTCATTGAGCAGACTCCGGACACAATTATTTCAACAACTACAGGAAAAAAGGTAGTTGTTGTCGAAAGTGTTGAGGAAGTAGTCGAAAAGGTTTTACAGTATAAAAGGAAAATCTATCTTTTTAAAGACGTGTTTATCAATCAAGACCGTTAA
- a CDS encoding flagellar basal body-associated FliL family protein, translated as MERKSSFFVLIGVVAFLSLALALLAGYIFFVQGGRAEGPNSSVKVVVTPKDKDLLKMKLFDEKTPFNLKSADSKKISVIVVNVELSYFAKVKGISDTTAKIESNKSKLQEIVGTYFQSLTLEEVMKSDAKEKARADLTKMMNEQLLANENINSDIIYTVVFDQWFYQ; from the coding sequence TTGGAGCGTAAAAGTAGCTTTTTTGTTCTCATTGGCGTAGTTGCATTTCTATCATTAGCCCTTGCATTGTTGGCAGGATATATCTTCTTTGTACAGGGAGGAAGGGCAGAAGGTCCAAATTCATCAGTCAAAGTGGTTGTTACGCCTAAAGACAAAGATTTGCTGAAGATGAAACTTTTTGATGAAAAGACACCTTTCAACCTTAAAAGTGCGGACTCAAAGAAGATATCTGTGATAGTTGTCAATGTTGAACTTTCCTATTTTGCCAAGGTTAAGGGCATCTCTGACACTACAGCCAAAATAGAGTCAAATAAAAGCAAACTGCAGGAAATTGTCGGTACATATTTTCAGTCGTTGACTTTGGAAGAGGTTATGAAGTCCGATGCAAAGGAAAAAGCCAGGGCGGATCTCACAAAGATGATGAACGAGCAGTTACTGGCAAATGAAAATATAAATTCCGACATTATATATACCGTTGTGTTCGATCAGTGGTTCTACCAGTAG
- the fliM gene encoding flagellar motor switch protein FliM, which translates to MGDILSQNEIDDLLKALNTGELDVQQISSKIEERKIKTHDFRRPSKFAKDHVRTLNVIHDNYARIITNFLSGYLRTLVQVEVISVEPIAYYEFNNSISNPAVLAVIDFAPLTGSIILEMAPPVAYALIDRILGGKGLPIERVREFTEVEIAIIERIIIQLVNLMREPWENVVELKPRLEKIETNAQFAQIVSANETVALITLGAKIGEVEGMINLCIPHIVVEPIVSKLNTKFWFSSVEKEATKEDKETIQKKIEYTKVPVRAILGRATIQVADFLELQPGDVITLDSNVNGNLDVLVGDLLKFRGSPGVKKNRNAIKITEVIRREDE; encoded by the coding sequence TTGGGAGATATTCTGTCTCAAAATGAAATAGACGATTTACTAAAGGCCCTGAATACAGGTGAACTGGATGTCCAGCAAATCAGTTCCAAAATCGAGGAAAGGAAGATAAAAACCCACGATTTCAGAAGGCCCAGTAAATTTGCAAAAGATCATGTAAGGACTTTAAATGTTATCCACGACAACTATGCAAGAATTATCACAAACTTCCTTTCAGGATATTTGAGGACTCTGGTTCAGGTAGAAGTTATTTCCGTTGAGCCGATAGCTTATTATGAATTCAACAATTCAATATCAAATCCTGCGGTGCTTGCAGTTATTGATTTTGCTCCGCTGACAGGATCAATTATCCTTGAAATGGCACCACCTGTTGCTTATGCACTGATTGACAGGATTCTCGGCGGAAAAGGCTTGCCAATTGAAAGAGTAAGGGAGTTTACGGAAGTTGAGATTGCCATTATCGAAAGAATTATCATACAGCTTGTAAACCTTATGAGAGAGCCGTGGGAAAACGTGGTGGAACTTAAACCCAGGCTTGAGAAAATTGAAACCAACGCCCAGTTTGCACAGATAGTCTCGGCCAATGAGACGGTGGCTTTGATTACTTTGGGAGCAAAAATCGGCGAAGTTGAAGGAATGATTAATCTTTGCATTCCTCATATAGTAGTAGAACCAATAGTTTCAAAACTGAATACGAAGTTTTGGTTTTCCAGTGTTGAAAAAGAAGCAACAAAAGAAGACAAAGAAACCATTCAGAAAAAAATTGAGTATACAAAAGTACCTGTCAGAGCAATACTGGGAAGAGCAACCATTCAAGTGGCTGATTTTCTTGAATTACAACCGGGGGATGTAATAACTCTGGATTCAAACGTCAACGGAAATCTTGATGTATTGGTGGGTGACTTGCTGAAATTCCGTGGTTCTCCCGGGGTTAAGAAAAACAGGAATGCGATCAAAATAACCGAAGTAATAAGAAGGGAGGATGAGTAG
- the fliY gene encoding flagellar motor switch phosphatase FliY, protein MEDMLSQAEIDALLNGSSSEGNEENSANEELTSQEIDALGEIGNISMGTSATTLNSLLGQRVVITTPKVSVCTWEELAKEYHSSYVAVKVEYTEGLDGMNLLLLKEDDAKVITDLMMGGDGSNKEGELTDLHLSAISEAMNQMIGSAATSMSSMFNKRIDISPPKVFPMTLDAAVPEAEFPRGDKIVKVAFKMVIGELIDSQIMQLLPIDFAKKMVSNIMNSKPEDNQVIEEVAASAVQEPVAGQHNEQYYHAQPSQQPYQQPPQQPYQQPYQQPYHQPYQQQYQQYYQPYEQPPRQNDGYRNPINVQPAQFEAFDDGSKISIDKKNIGLIMDVPLQVTVELGRTNKLIKDILEFGPGSIIELDKLAGEPVDILVNGKVIAIGEVVVIDESFGVRITDILHPSKRL, encoded by the coding sequence ATGGAGGATATGTTGTCTCAGGCTGAAATAGATGCTTTGCTAAATGGTAGCTCATCGGAAGGGAATGAAGAAAACAGCGCAAATGAGGAGCTTACGTCACAGGAAATTGATGCATTGGGTGAAATAGGCAACATAAGTATGGGAACCTCTGCTACTACTCTTAACTCGTTGTTGGGACAAAGGGTAGTGATAACAACTCCCAAAGTATCAGTATGTACATGGGAAGAATTAGCGAAAGAATATCACAGTTCTTATGTGGCTGTAAAAGTCGAATATACTGAAGGACTTGACGGTATGAATCTTCTTCTTTTAAAAGAGGACGATGCCAAGGTGATTACCGATTTGATGATGGGCGGAGACGGCAGTAATAAAGAGGGAGAATTGACGGATTTGCACTTAAGTGCAATCAGTGAGGCAATGAATCAAATGATTGGTTCTGCAGCCACTTCAATGTCTTCGATGTTTAACAAGAGAATAGATATTTCGCCTCCGAAAGTGTTTCCCATGACATTGGACGCTGCCGTTCCTGAAGCGGAATTTCCAAGGGGCGACAAGATAGTAAAAGTTGCATTTAAAATGGTTATCGGAGAATTGATTGACAGTCAAATTATGCAGCTTTTGCCTATCGATTTTGCCAAAAAAATGGTTAGTAATATTATGAATTCCAAACCCGAGGACAATCAGGTAATAGAAGAGGTTGCTGCATCAGCTGTTCAGGAACCTGTTGCCGGACAGCATAATGAGCAGTATTATCATGCTCAACCGTCTCAGCAGCCGTATCAACAGCCGCCTCAGCAGCCGTATCAACAACCGTATCAACAACCATACCATCAACCGTATCAGCAACAATATCAGCAGTATTACCAGCCGTATGAGCAGCCACCCAGACAAAATGATGGATACCGCAATCCTATAAATGTGCAACCTGCACAGTTTGAAGCTTTTGATGACGGTTCGAAAATCTCAATTGACAAGAAAAACATCGGGCTTATCATGGATGTGCCGCTTCAGGTTACAGTTGAGCTTGGACGAACCAATAAACTTATTAAAGATATTTTGGAATTCGGACCTGGTTCAATAATTGAGCTTGACAAGCTTGCAGGTGAACCCGTGGATATTCTGGTAAACGGGAAAGTAATTGCCATAGGTGAAGTTGTGGTTATAGATGAAAGTTTTGGTGTCAGGATTACAGACATACTTCATCCGTCGAAAAGGCTTTAA
- a CDS encoding response regulator, which translates to MGKRILIVDDAAFMRMMIKDILTKNGYEVAGEAENGARAIDKYKELNPDLVIMDITMPEVDGIAAVREIKKINADSKIIMCSAMGQQAMVIESIQAGARDFIVKPFQAERVVEAVKKVLG; encoded by the coding sequence ATGGGAAAAAGGATTCTTATAGTTGATGATGCAGCGTTTATGAGAATGATGATAAAAGATATTTTAACGAAAAACGGTTATGAAGTGGCAGGAGAAGCGGAAAACGGAGCACGGGCAATTGACAAGTACAAAGAGCTTAATCCGGATTTGGTAATTATGGATATTACCATGCCGGAAGTGGACGGTATAGCGGCTGTAAGAGAAATCAAGAAAATCAATGCCGATTCCAAAATTATAATGTGCTCCGCCATGGGTCAGCAGGCCATGGTTATTGAGTCAATTCAGGCGGGAGCAAGGGACTTTATTGTAAAGCCTTTCCAGGCCGAAAGAGTGGTTGAAGCGGTAAAAAAAGTTCTGGGCTAG
- a CDS encoding flagellar biosynthetic protein FliO, giving the protein METFISAVMFTVVFGSVLFLAYVTTKFIGTRTNKIVKGKYIKIIETVNLGFDSRLHLVKAGEEFVLISTCGKNVQMLAKVKLEGYYSDEAEETENDFKFREIFSKYAQGFSKKMEGMSFFKAESGEKEQTGSVPVFNTNLNRLKKITASIASYKTEDGEEYTNEN; this is encoded by the coding sequence ATGGAGACTTTTATCAGTGCCGTTATGTTTACCGTTGTTTTTGGTTCTGTGCTCTTTTTGGCATATGTCACCACGAAATTTATCGGAACCAGAACAAACAAAATTGTTAAAGGCAAATATATAAAAATAATCGAAACGGTCAATTTGGGATTTGACAGCAGGCTTCATCTTGTAAAGGCCGGAGAAGAGTTTGTGCTGATATCAACTTGCGGGAAAAATGTCCAGATGTTGGCCAAGGTGAAATTGGAAGGCTATTATTCCGATGAAGCCGAAGAAACTGAAAACGATTTTAAATTCAGGGAAATTTTTAGTAAATATGCACAGGGCTTTTCAAAGAAGATGGAAGGTATGTCTTTTTTCAAAGCGGAAAGCGGTGAGAAAGAACAAACCGGAAGTGTACCGGTATTTAATACAAATTTGAACCGGCTTAAAAAAATTACGGCAAGTATCGCAAGTTACAAGACAGAAGATGGAGAGGAATATACCAATGAAAACTAG
- the fliP gene encoding flagellar type III secretion system pore protein FliP (The bacterial flagellar biogenesis protein FliP forms a type III secretion system (T3SS)-type pore required for flagellar assembly.) — MKTRLKYLGIILLTITVFMLITSNVYAEPDSIALPKLGFTVEPSDNPQDVSTTIQIIVLLTILSLAPSILIMMTSFVRIIIVLSFFRNAIGTQQMPPNQVLIGLALFLTLFIMRPVLTEINETAFKPYTNQEITQEVALERSSDIIKRFMLKQTSKNDLGLFVSLSGMETPIKEEDIPKLPLTIVIPAFIISELTIAFKIGFLIYIPFLVIDMVVSSTLMSMGMMMLPPVMISLPFKILLFIMVGGWNLMTQMIVNSFVT; from the coding sequence ATGAAAACTAGGCTAAAATATCTTGGGATTATTTTATTAACAATAACAGTATTTATGTTAATAACGTCAAATGTTTATGCAGAGCCTGACTCAATAGCTTTGCCAAAACTAGGCTTTACGGTGGAACCTTCCGACAATCCCCAGGATGTTTCGACCACTATTCAGATAATTGTGCTTTTAACGATTCTGTCATTGGCTCCATCTATATTAATTATGATGACAAGTTTTGTCAGAATAATCATCGTGCTTTCCTTTTTCAGGAACGCGATTGGAACCCAACAAATGCCGCCGAATCAAGTTTTGATTGGGCTAGCTTTGTTTTTAACCCTGTTTATCATGAGGCCTGTATTAACGGAGATAAATGAAACTGCTTTTAAGCCTTACACAAATCAGGAAATTACTCAGGAAGTTGCTTTGGAAAGGTCTTCGGATATTATCAAAAGGTTCATGCTAAAGCAAACATCCAAAAATGATCTCGGTCTTTTCGTATCGCTTTCCGGCATGGAAACACCCATAAAAGAAGAAGACATTCCAAAACTTCCGTTAACCATAGTTATTCCGGCGTTTATAATAAGTGAGCTGACAATAGCTTTTAAAATAGGTTTTTTAATATATATACCGTTTCTGGTAATTGACATGGTGGTTTCAAGTACTCTTATGTCCATGGGTATGATGATGCTTCCTCCTGTAATGATATCTCTTCCTTTCAAGATATTGCTGTTCATCATGGTGGGAGGATGGAATCTTATGACGCAGATGATAGTAAACAGTTTTGTTACATAG
- the fliQ gene encoding flagellar biosynthesis protein FliQ: MEQGLVMELAQKAIMTVLYVAAPMLGLSLLVGLAVSIFQATTQIQEQTLTFIPKILSVLGAIAIFGPWMLRVLIEFTQAIYMNINHYIR, translated from the coding sequence ATGGAGCAGGGATTGGTAATGGAATTGGCGCAAAAGGCAATTATGACGGTTTTATATGTGGCTGCACCAATGCTCGGGCTTAGCTTGCTTGTAGGTCTTGCGGTAAGTATTTTTCAGGCCACGACCCAGATTCAGGAGCAAACTCTTACTTTTATACCTAAAATATTGTCTGTGCTCGGAGCAATAGCAATTTTTGGCCCGTGGATGCTGAGAGTGTTGATTGAATTCACCCAGGCAATTTACATGAACATAAATCACTACATCAGATAA
- the fliR gene encoding flagellar biosynthetic protein FliR → MFVLEGILHVDIEVFMLIFVRMTGLFVIAPIFGSRNIPTYCKIGFSFMTALILVNTIKVQELYFSNIYEYFILVLKEFLVGITLGYVAYMIFTAIYVAGQFIDMQIGFGVVNVIDPLNSTQVSITSNFYFLLCMLVFLICRGHYILIRALFASYNYIPVGTGVFGEDMVNDIVRVFGNIFLIAFKISAPITISIMISEVALGIVSKTVPQLNVFMVGMPLKIILGLAVMVITIPMFLNLVENLITGIDNEMHIFLKDMAPK, encoded by the coding sequence TTGTTTGTTTTGGAAGGAATTTTGCATGTTGATATAGAAGTATTTATGTTAATATTCGTTAGAATGACAGGTCTGTTCGTAATAGCTCCCATTTTTGGCTCAAGGAATATTCCGACATATTGCAAAATAGGGTTTTCATTCATGACGGCATTGATACTTGTAAATACCATAAAAGTTCAGGAGCTTTATTTTAGCAATATTTACGAATATTTTATCCTTGTTTTGAAAGAGTTTTTGGTGGGAATTACCTTAGGTTATGTGGCATATATGATTTTCACGGCTATTTATGTTGCGGGGCAGTTTATAGACATGCAGATTGGGTTTGGAGTGGTAAATGTAATTGACCCCTTGAACAGTACACAGGTATCTATTACGTCAAACTTTTATTTCCTGCTGTGCATGCTGGTTTTCCTGATTTGCAGGGGCCATTATATATTGATAAGAGCATTGTTTGCCAGTTACAATTATATACCCGTGGGAACCGGTGTGTTTGGAGAGGATATGGTAAATGATATAGTAAGGGTTTTTGGAAACATATTTCTGATTGCTTTCAAAATCAGTGCACCTATTACCATATCAATAATGATAAGCGAGGTGGCACTGGGAATTGTTTCAAAAACAGTACCGCAGCTTAATGTATTTATGGTGGGAATGCCTCTTAAGATTATTCTGGGATTGGCTGTGATGGTTATTACAATACCGATGTTTTTAAACCTTGTTGAAAACCTGATAACGGGTATAGACAATGAAATGCACATTTTTCTCAAGGATATGGCACCAAAATGA
- the flhB gene encoding flagellar biosynthesis protein FlhB: MKLKYFLKEVLSKFGKNKEFKIHQTSTGRIKANLQLFADNGEKTEKATPRKRSKAREEGQVLQSRELNSAIVLLSAFVTLRIFGQYMYEEILKCLKVAITVYPLNDGLFTIDGLFELYGETVITFLKIATPVLMVVLIAGIGSAYAQVGFLFTTKTLGIKLSRINPLKGFKRIFSLKSLVELLKSIIKIALVGYIGYGYIKGEMTNVLGMMDVDVVSSASFLGSTILNAAIRMCIAFVVIGVADYGYQWWEYEKSLRMSKQEIKEENKEVEGNPEIKSRIRQKQRQMSMRRMLQDIPKADVVITNPTHYAVAIKYDPKEADAPVVVAKGQDYMALRIKEIAKEHKVEIVENKPLAQTLYKTVEIGGKIPPELYQAVAEVLAFVYSLKEKMKK; the protein is encoded by the coding sequence ATGAAACTGAAATATTTTCTGAAAGAAGTTTTATCGAAGTTTGGAAAAAATAAAGAATTTAAAATCCATCAAACAAGTACCGGAAGAATAAAGGCAAACTTACAGCTTTTTGCGGATAACGGCGAGAAAACTGAAAAAGCCACTCCGAGAAAAAGATCAAAGGCAAGAGAAGAAGGTCAGGTACTTCAGAGCAGGGAACTGAATTCGGCAATAGTGCTTCTAAGTGCATTTGTAACACTAAGGATTTTCGGACAATACATGTATGAAGAAATTTTAAAATGCCTGAAAGTTGCTATAACCGTTTATCCTTTAAATGACGGCTTGTTTACAATTGATGGTTTGTTCGAACTTTATGGTGAAACAGTGATAACTTTTTTGAAAATTGCCACTCCGGTGCTTATGGTGGTGCTGATTGCAGGCATTGGTTCTGCATATGCCCAGGTTGGATTTTTGTTCACTACCAAGACACTGGGAATAAAGCTAAGCAGGATTAATCCTTTAAAAGGATTTAAAAGGATTTTTTCACTAAAATCTTTAGTTGAGCTTTTAAAGTCGATTATAAAAATTGCACTAGTTGGTTATATAGGCTATGGATACATCAAAGGTGAAATGACAAATGTATTGGGCATGATGGACGTGGATGTGGTAAGTTCTGCATCGTTTCTTGGTTCTACAATTTTAAACGCGGCGATAAGAATGTGTATTGCCTTTGTTGTTATAGGTGTTGCCGATTACGGTTACCAGTGGTGGGAATATGAGAAGAGTCTTAGAATGTCAAAACAGGAAATCAAGGAAGAAAATAAAGAAGTTGAAGGAAATCCGGAGATAAAATCAAGAATAAGGCAGAAGCAAAGACAGATGTCAATGAGGAGAATGCTTCAGGATATCCCGAAAGCAGATGTGGTTATAACAAACCCGACGCATTATGCGGTAGCTATTAAATATGACCCTAAGGAAGCAGATGCTCCTGTTGTTGTTGCAAAGGGACAGGATTATATGGCCTTGAGAATAAAGGAAATAGCAAAAGAGCATAAAGTGGAAATTGTAGAAAACAAACCTCTTGCACAAACACTTTACAAAACCGTGGAAATAGGCGGCAAAATACCTCCTGAGCTATACCAGGCGGTAGCCGAGGTTCTTGCCTTTGTATATAGCTTAAAAGAAAAAATGAAGAAATAG
- the flhA gene encoding flagellar biosynthesis protein FlhA: protein MKAKIGDISVAVMFVAIVLIIILPVPSGVLDILLALNISLAVVILLNVVYSKEPLQLSVFPSLLLFTTLYRLALNIKSTTLILAQGEAGEVIRGFGNFVAQGNLVVGAIIFLIITIVQFLVITKGTERVSEVAARFTLDAMPGKQMAIDADLNAGLITEAEAKERRKKIQRESDFYGAMDGATKFVKGDAIAGLIITIINVVGGIIIGVIMRNEEIGEALQNYAILTIGDGLVSQVPALLISVATGLIVTKSTSDEGISNDLRRQIVYNPKVFFIAAGFCILLSIPLATLPFLALAALFIIVGLQLKKQSVEVEKQEEIQIEKNEVEEIRKPENVVNLLQVDPIELEFGYGIIPLADVNQGGDLLDRVVMIRRQLALELGMIVPIIRLRDNIQLNPNEYVIKIKGVEVAGGELMLDHYLAMSPGFVEEEIEGIKTTEPAFGLPAVWITEAQRDKAEMLGYTVVDPPSIIATHLTEVIKAHAHELTGRQEVQTIIDKVKENYPAIVEELVPKVMTIGEIQKVIANLLKEGVSVRDIVTILETLADYAPITHDTDMLTEYVRQALGRAISKKFIRDKKSTVITLDPKLEQMIMDSVQKTEHGSYINLEPSVINKILNNLSKQVQKLVQLGQQPIVLASPFVRLYFRRLSEQSIPGLVVLSYNELDPSIEIQSIGTVSI from the coding sequence GTGAAGGCCAAAATTGGAGATATTTCCGTAGCAGTTATGTTTGTTGCAATTGTACTGATAATTATCCTGCCTGTCCCAAGTGGAGTTTTGGATATTCTTCTTGCACTTAATATATCGTTGGCTGTTGTGATTCTCTTAAATGTCGTTTACTCAAAAGAGCCGCTTCAATTGTCGGTATTCCCTTCCTTGCTGCTTTTTACTACGCTGTATCGCTTGGCGCTGAACATTAAGTCGACAACATTGATACTTGCGCAGGGAGAGGCAGGAGAGGTTATCCGGGGATTCGGAAACTTTGTTGCCCAGGGAAATCTTGTGGTGGGTGCCATAATCTTCTTAATCATTACCATTGTTCAATTCCTTGTAATCACAAAGGGTACCGAGAGAGTTTCCGAAGTTGCTGCAAGATTTACCCTTGACGCAATGCCGGGTAAGCAAATGGCGATAGATGCCGATTTGAATGCCGGCCTTATAACTGAAGCCGAAGCCAAAGAAAGAAGAAAGAAGATACAGAGAGAATCCGATTTTTACGGGGCCATGGACGGTGCCACCAAGTTTGTAAAAGGGGATGCCATTGCCGGCCTCATAATAACCATAATAAATGTTGTTGGTGGAATTATAATTGGTGTGATAATGAGAAATGAAGAAATTGGCGAGGCTTTACAAAATTATGCAATACTTACCATAGGAGACGGACTGGTAAGCCAGGTGCCGGCGCTTTTGATATCGGTGGCAACCGGACTTATAGTTACAAAGTCCACTTCCGATGAGGGTATAAGCAATGATTTGAGAAGGCAGATAGTTTACAATCCCAAAGTATTCTTTATAGCCGCAGGTTTTTGTATATTGCTGTCAATACCTTTGGCGACATTGCCTTTCCTGGCACTGGCGGCTTTATTTATAATAGTCGGCCTGCAGCTTAAGAAACAAAGTGTTGAGGTTGAAAAACAGGAAGAAATACAGATCGAGAAGAATGAGGTTGAGGAGATAAGGAAACCGGAAAATGTTGTAAATTTGCTTCAGGTTGACCCTATAGAGCTTGAATTTGGCTATGGTATCATACCTCTGGCGGATGTCAACCAAGGCGGGGACCTTTTGGACAGGGTGGTTATGATCAGAAGGCAGCTTGCTCTGGAACTTGGAATGATAGTGCCTATAATAAGGCTTAGAGACAATATACAATTAAATCCCAATGAATATGTGATAAAAATAAAAGGAGTTGAGGTGGCCGGTGGCGAATTAATGCTTGACCACTATCTTGCAATGAGTCCAGGATTTGTGGAAGAGGAGATAGAGGGGATCAAGACAACGGAACCGGCATTTGGTTTGCCAGCCGTGTGGATAACCGAAGCACAAAGAGACAAGGCTGAAATGCTGGGATATACTGTGGTTGATCCGCCATCCATAATTGCAACTCATTTGACTGAAGTAATTAAAGCCCATGCCCATGAACTGACAGGAAGACAGGAAGTTCAGACAATTATTGACAAGGTGAAAGAAAATTATCCTGCCATAGTGGAAGAGCTTGTTCCGAAAGTAATGACAATCGGAGAAATTCAGAAAGTAATTGCAAACTTGTTAAAAGAAGGTGTATCGGTAAGGGATATTGTAACAATACTGGAAACTTTGGCAGATTATGCGCCGATTACCCATGACACCGACATGTTGACGGAATATGTAAGACAAGCTCTTGGAAGGGCAATTTCCAAAAAGTTTATCAGGGATAAAAAATCTACGGTTATCACTTTGGATCCAAAACTTGAGCAAATGATTATGGATTCTGTTCAAAAAACGGAGCATGGTTCTTATATTAATTTGGAACCAAGTGTTATAAATAAAATTTTAAACAATTTGTCAAAGCAAGTTCAGAAACTGGTGCAGCT